A window of the Patescibacteria group bacterium genome harbors these coding sequences:
- the rfbD gene encoding dTDP-4-dehydrorhamnose reductase, with the protein MDKNTTIVLFGGNGMLGRALQVALTGYHLISLKHYDVDITNKTKVLEKISEIKPDIIINAAAYTKVDDCETNQEIAMLVNGRAPEFIAQAARAANASLVHYSTDYVFSGTKPTGYSETDQPDKPVNVYGASKLAGERAVQQWEKSYIIRTAWLYGQHGPNFVDTMLKLADSKPELTVVNDQHGSPTYVVDLAEATLELLESNQAFGIYHRTNNGTCTWYEFAQEIFKQTKRTIMVKPCASEAFPRPAHRPNYSILLNTKLPALRSWQDALADYLATSRG; encoded by the coding sequence ATGGATAAAAATACAACCATAGTTCTATTTGGCGGTAATGGTATGTTAGGCCGCGCCCTACAAGTTGCCCTAACAGGCTACCATCTGATTAGTTTAAAACACTATGATGTTGATATCACAAATAAAACCAAAGTATTAGAAAAAATTTCTGAGATTAAGCCAGATATAATAATAAATGCTGCCGCTTATACCAAAGTAGATGATTGTGAAACCAACCAAGAGATTGCCATGTTGGTTAATGGTCGGGCACCTGAATTTATCGCTCAAGCGGCTCGGGCAGCTAATGCTAGTCTTGTGCATTACAGTACTGATTACGTTTTTTCCGGAACTAAACCGACTGGTTATTCAGAAACTGATCAACCCGACAAACCGGTCAATGTTTATGGAGCCAGTAAGTTAGCTGGGGAGCGCGCTGTACAACAGTGGGAAAAATCATACATCATTCGTACTGCTTGGTTATATGGTCAACATGGTCCAAACTTTGTTGACACGATGCTAAAACTGGCTGATTCTAAACCAGAACTAACTGTCGTGAACGATCAACATGGTAGTCCAACTTATGTAGTTGATTTGGCTGAAGCTACTTTAGAATTATTAGAATCAAATCAAGCTTTCGGTATCTATCATCGAACAAATAATGGAACCTGTACGTGGTACGAATTTGCTCAAGAGATATTTAAACAGACCAAGCGAACTATAATGGTAAAACCATGTGCCAGTGAGGCTTTTCCTCGTCCGGCACATCGCCCGAATTATTCCATTCTACTAAATACCAAACTACCAGCGCTGCGCTCTTGGCAAGACGCGCTCGCTGATTATTTAGCAACCTCCAGAGGATAA
- the rfbB gene encoding dTDP-glucose 4,6-dehydratase encodes MKLLVTGGAGFIGSNFILYWLNKYPADQVVNLDKLTYAGNLENLASISEQPNYKFVKGDICDSKIVNTLVQTCDVIVHFAAESHVDRSITSPGEFIQTNVVGTQMLLQAALEYKKRFHHVSTDEVFGTLPLSSSAKFNELSPYNPHSPYSASKAASDHLVRAYHDTYGLPITITNCTNNYGPWHFPEKFIPLAITNLMFNKPVPVYGQGLNVRDWLYVEDHCRAIDLVLKKGVIGETYCVGGNSEIDNLSLVKLILKLMDKPESAIKFVTDRLGHDLRYAMDYNKIERDLGWQPSVDLITGLKRTITWFENHRSWIKIQP; translated from the coding sequence AGTGACCGGTGGAGCTGGGTTTATTGGGTCTAATTTTATTCTCTATTGGTTGAATAAATATCCAGCTGATCAGGTGGTGAATTTAGATAAACTCACTTATGCCGGCAATCTAGAAAATTTGGCTAGTATCTCGGAACAACCAAATTATAAGTTTGTTAAAGGTGATATTTGTGACAGTAAGATAGTGAATACTTTAGTGCAGACTTGTGATGTGATAGTTCATTTTGCGGCTGAATCGCATGTGGATAGATCCATAACTTCACCAGGTGAATTTATTCAAACTAATGTGGTTGGCACCCAAATGTTATTACAAGCTGCTTTAGAGTATAAAAAAAGATTTCATCATGTATCGACCGATGAAGTATTTGGCACATTGCCCTTAAGTAGTTCAGCTAAGTTTAACGAATTATCACCATATAATCCACACAGTCCATATTCTGCCTCTAAAGCAGCTTCAGATCATCTCGTGCGTGCCTATCATGACACCTATGGGTTACCAATCACCATAACAAATTGTACTAATAATTACGGCCCGTGGCATTTTCCGGAGAAGTTTATCCCACTGGCTATTACAAATTTAATGTTTAATAAACCTGTCCCAGTTTATGGTCAAGGGTTAAATGTACGCGATTGGTTGTATGTGGAAGATCATTGTCGGGCGATCGATCTAGTCTTGAAGAAGGGTGTAATTGGAGAAACATATTGTGTGGGGGGTAATTCAGAAATAGATAATTTATCTCTCGTTAAGCTAATTTTAAAATTAATGGACAAACCAGAATCAGCGATTAAATTTGTGACAGATCGACTCGGTCATGATTTACGCTATGCCATGGATTACAACAAAATAGAACGAGATTTAGGTTGGCAACCCAGCGTGGATTTAATCACTGGTTTAAAACGAACCATCACGTGGTTTGAAAATCATCGTTCATGGATAAAAATACAACCATAG